Proteins encoded within one genomic window of Ostreibacterium oceani:
- a CDS encoding D-amino-acid transaminase, producing the protein MANSRNDTLNDTVNDIPNYTANDTANDKANGTTSNAAERICYVNGQFVSESNANISIFDRGFLFADSVYEVNLVLHKALIDSQGHLTRLAYSLNEVGIPMPMPQDELMAIQRAIIEKNQLVHGAIYLQVTRGQDADRDFLPSKTIQPNVVIIPQPKNLLENPLADLGIRVMAFPEIRWAKRNIKSTGLLGAVLAKQAAVDNGFDDAWFIEAGLVTEGSANNAFIIKGNRLITKAPNAQILNGITRRAILTMATTHGLTLEERDFSLDEAKSADEAFVTSATMLVIPVIQIDETIIGDGKPGALTKQMRQIYLDTGLNHQLP; encoded by the coding sequence ATGGCTAATAGTAGAAATGACACCCTTAACGATACCGTCAACGATATCCCCAACTATACCGCTAACGATACCGCTAACGATAAGGCTAACGGCACAACTAGCAATGCCGCTGAGCGCATCTGCTACGTCAATGGTCAATTTGTTAGCGAATCCAATGCCAACATCTCGATTTTTGATCGCGGTTTTTTATTCGCCGATAGTGTTTATGAAGTCAACCTGGTACTACATAAAGCCCTCATCGACAGCCAAGGGCACTTAACGAGGCTGGCCTATTCTTTAAACGAAGTCGGCATCCCCATGCCAATGCCCCAAGACGAATTAATGGCTATTCAGCGGGCCATTATTGAAAAAAACCAACTCGTTCATGGGGCGATTTATCTACAGGTAACGCGCGGCCAAGATGCTGACCGCGACTTTTTACCATCAAAGACCATTCAGCCTAATGTAGTCATTATTCCGCAGCCGAAAAATCTGCTGGAAAACCCATTAGCCGATTTGGGCATTCGCGTGATGGCTTTTCCTGAAATTCGTTGGGCAAAACGCAACATCAAAAGCACGGGGTTATTAGGCGCGGTGCTAGCTAAACAGGCTGCCGTTGATAATGGCTTTGATGATGCCTGGTTTATTGAAGCCGGTTTGGTCACCGAAGGTAGCGCCAACAATGCCTTTATCATCAAAGGCAACCGCCTCATCACCAAGGCCCCTAACGCACAAATACTCAACGGCATTACACGCCGCGCGATTCTGACAATGGCGACCACCCACGGACTCACACTAGAAGAACGTGACTTTAGTTTAGATGAAGCTAAATCCGCTGATGAAGCATTTGTTACCTCGGCGACCATGCTAGTCATCCCTGTGATTCAAATCGATGAGACCATCATCGGCGATGGTAAACCTGGCGCACTGACAAAACAAATGCGGCAAATCTACCTAGACACGGGGCTAAACCACCAGCTGCCCTAA
- a CDS encoding TRAP transporter large permease, which yields MEYLAIIMFVVICLFLMMGYPVAITLAGVSLLFAGAAHLFGAFDVSILHAIPSRIFGIMNNPILVAVPLFVFMGVVLEKSKIAEDLLITMGMLFGRLRGGLAISVVIVGTILAASTGIVGATVVAMGLLTLPTMLRYQYSPALATGTICASGTLGQVIPPSIVLILLGDVISNAYQKAQLAMGNWSPDTVSVGDLFAGAMLPGLVLPLLYIAYILVTAFLKPDSAPPIPAQEIADARANQFLKRVIIAVCFPLILIIAVLGSILTGFATPTEAASVGAIGAILMAILKREFTRKNLTAIVRSTAEVTAMVYFILIGATIFSLIFVGLGGDKLVESWLHSLPGGKWGALLVVMLIMFLLGFILDFIEIVFVVVPIVGPILLMLGFDPIWLGVMMAINLQTSFLTPPFGFALFYLRGVAPPEIKTTAIYRGVIPFIIIQVFMLLILALFPALATWLPGIIYG from the coding sequence ATGGAATATTTAGCCATTATCATGTTTGTTGTCATCTGTTTATTCCTAATGATGGGGTATCCAGTTGCCATTACCCTTGCGGGGGTTTCGCTGCTATTTGCTGGCGCAGCACACTTGTTTGGTGCGTTTGATGTAAGCATCTTGCATGCAATACCCTCTCGGATTTTTGGCATTATGAACAACCCTATTCTTGTCGCTGTGCCGCTGTTTGTTTTTATGGGCGTCGTACTTGAGAAATCAAAAATCGCCGAGGATTTGCTCATCACGATGGGCATGCTTTTTGGTCGTCTGCGCGGTGGATTGGCCATTTCGGTGGTCATTGTAGGGACCATTCTAGCTGCATCAACAGGCATCGTTGGTGCGACGGTTGTCGCGATGGGTTTATTGACATTACCCACGATGCTACGCTACCAGTACAGCCCAGCGCTAGCCACAGGAACAATATGTGCCTCAGGCACTTTAGGACAGGTCATTCCACCGTCGATTGTGCTGATCTTATTAGGCGACGTCATCTCTAACGCCTACCAAAAAGCCCAACTTGCGATGGGCAACTGGTCTCCTGATACCGTGTCTGTCGGCGATTTATTTGCGGGGGCGATGTTACCTGGGTTGGTATTGCCACTACTTTATATTGCCTATATTCTAGTCACTGCATTCTTAAAACCAGACAGTGCGCCGCCAATCCCTGCACAGGAAATCGCCGATGCACGAGCTAATCAATTTCTGAAACGCGTTATTATTGCCGTTTGTTTCCCACTCATTCTCATTATTGCGGTTTTAGGCTCTATCCTCACAGGTTTCGCCACACCAACAGAGGCTGCCTCAGTCGGTGCGATTGGTGCGATCTTGATGGCCATACTCAAGCGTGAATTCACCCGCAAAAATCTCACCGCCATTGTGCGCTCGACTGCCGAGGTGACTGCAATGGTTTATTTCATCTTAATCGGTGCGACTATTTTTTCGCTCATTTTTGTCGGCTTAGGTGGTGATAAATTAGTCGAAAGCTGGCTACATAGCCTGCCTGGGGGCAAATGGGGTGCGCTATTGGTTGTGATGCTGATTATGTTTTTACTGGGATTTATTTTAGATTTTATCGAGATTGTCTTTGTGGTTGTCCCGATTGTTGGCCCGATTTTATTGATGCTAGGATTTGACCCCATTTGGCTGGGCGTCATGATGGCGATTAATTTACAAACCAGCTTTCTAACACCGCCATTTGGGTTTGCTTTATTTTATTTACGAGGCGTTGCGCCGCCTGAGATTAAAACCACCGCTATTTATAGAGGCGTTATACCTTTTATCATCATTCAAGTTTTCATGCTATTAATTTTGGCGCTATTCCCTGCCTTAGCAACTTGGCTACCCGGTATTATTTATGGCTAA
- a CDS encoding phosphagen kinase codes for MQTPFPQRPVVQTDLAQTDLANTPLSALARSQSLVANYLTHAVYLALKDKVTPSGSTLQQAIQSNVDNPDSAIGFYAMDAASYQIFAPLLNPIIKAYHGNIPDRQSGLIMPLDDAKKSAWRFEAGAESLIVSTRIRTARNLADFAFGGMLMPKDRQAVQSQIVDALATLPAALQGQYETIQAMDEQRQSALIASHYLFKQGDRFLASAGLNNDWPNNRGIFLAADKRFLVWVNEEDHLRIISMQKGHDISSVYERLVMAFDCLQQHLNFAEDPRLGVLASCPTNIGTGIRASVHIRLPHLAQQGERLKALANRYHLQVRGQAGEHSDNAGNPIVDLSNRRRLGLSALDCINDLVLGVNAIIREEKRLSR; via the coding sequence ATGCAGACACCTTTTCCACAGAGACCCGTAGTACAGACAGATTTAGCACAGACAGATTTAGCGAATACGCCTTTGTCGGCATTGGCGCGTAGCCAATCTTTGGTTGCAAATTACTTAACGCATGCGGTCTATCTGGCGTTAAAAGACAAAGTTACGCCGTCTGGTAGTACGTTGCAACAAGCCATTCAAAGCAATGTCGATAATCCTGATAGTGCGATCGGTTTTTATGCGATGGATGCGGCGAGTTACCAAATCTTTGCGCCATTATTAAACCCGATTATCAAGGCTTATCATGGCAATATACCAGATAGGCAATCTGGTTTAATTATGCCGTTGGATGACGCAAAAAAAAGCGCTTGGCGTTTTGAAGCAGGGGCTGAATCATTGATTGTCTCAACCCGAATTCGAACAGCAAGAAACTTGGCAGATTTTGCGTTTGGTGGGATGTTAATGCCCAAAGACCGCCAAGCCGTGCAAAGCCAGATCGTGGATGCACTCGCGACGTTACCAGCTGCGCTACAAGGTCAATATGAAACGATTCAAGCGATGGATGAGCAAAGGCAGTCGGCGCTGATTGCTTCCCACTATCTGTTTAAACAAGGCGACCGCTTTTTGGCTTCGGCGGGGCTTAATAATGATTGGCCAAATAATCGCGGTATTTTTTTGGCAGCGGATAAGCGGTTTTTGGTTTGGGTGAACGAGGAAGATCATCTGCGTATTATTTCGATGCAAAAAGGGCACGATATTAGTAGTGTTTACGAACGCTTGGTGATGGCTTTTGATTGCCTTCAACAGCATTTAAACTTTGCCGAAGACCCACGGCTGGGTGTGTTGGCAAGCTGTCCGACCAATATTGGCACAGGCATTCGAGCCAGTGTTCATATTCGGCTGCCGCATTTGGCGCAACAAGGCGAGCGACTCAAAGCGCTAGCTAACCGCTATCATTTGCAAGTGCGCGGACAAGCTGGCGAGCACAGCGATAATGCAGGCAACCCCATCGTTGATTTATCCAATCGGCGGCGTTTGGGGCTGTCAGCATTGGATTGTATTAATGATTTGGTGCTAGGGGTTAATGCGATTATCCGCGAGGAGAAACGCTTGTCGCGTTGA
- a CDS encoding TRAP transporter small permease subunit yields MKIIDQLSKWIGYGVAWLTFFMVLATFYNVISRYFLNAYSIQLNEAVLIMNALVFLLSAPLLLYADKHVRVDVLYTRLNNTQKGIVDLFGTLALLLPFCAFIIYYSWQYVASSWRLKESSGEVGGLPALYLVKSLIIVVAVLLILQGISLVFHKIKQIKTGQPSPNIDTHTSPAAKETN; encoded by the coding sequence ATGAAGATAATTGATCAATTGAGCAAGTGGATAGGCTATGGGGTTGCTTGGTTAACTTTTTTCATGGTACTTGCCACATTTTACAATGTGATTTCGCGGTATTTTCTAAACGCTTACTCAATCCAATTAAACGAAGCAGTTTTAATTATGAATGCACTGGTTTTCTTACTAAGCGCGCCGCTTTTGCTCTATGCAGATAAACATGTTCGTGTTGATGTCCTTTACACACGGCTAAACAACACCCAAAAAGGTATCGTTGATTTATTTGGCACACTCGCGTTATTGTTGCCGTTTTGCGCCTTTATTATCTATTATTCATGGCAATATGTCGCTTCCTCGTGGCGCCTAAAAGAATCATCAGGCGAGGTCGGTGGCCTGCCCGCGCTTTATCTGGTCAAATCACTCATTATTGTCGTCGCCGTTTTGCTGATTCTACAGGGCATTTCGCTTGTCTTTCATAAAATAAAACAAATCAAAACAGGACAACCCAGCCCCAATATCGACACACACACTAGCCCAGCGGCCAAGGAGACCAATTAA